The following are encoded in a window of Scophthalmus maximus strain ysfricsl-2021 chromosome 2, ASM2237912v1, whole genome shotgun sequence genomic DNA:
- the dhx33 gene encoding ATP-dependent RNA helicase DHX33 — MPHDPDPPPAKRFKPGSVFFRLDRNKPGMLLPRKGSAATPIEVQRKQLPIYQAKPQLLNQLRQLHNAILIGETGSGKTTQIPQYLYEAGIGRQGVIAITQPRRVAAISLAGRVAEEKRTQLGKLVGYTVRFEDVTSSETKLKFMTDGMLLREAIGDPLLLRYTVVVLDEAHERTVHTDVLFGVVKAAQRRRRELNKIPLKVIVMSATMDVDLFSEYFNKSPVLYLEGRQHPIQIYYTKQPQSDYLQAALVSVFQIHQEAPPSHDILVFMTGQEEIEALARTCRDISKHLPDGCCPMLVIPLYASLPPAQQLRVFQSAPKGCRKVILSTNIAETSVTISGIKYVIDTGMVKAKRFNPDSGLEVLAVQRVSKAQAWQRAGRAGREESGSCYRLYTEPEFDNLIPMTVPEIQRCNLASVMLQLMALGIPDVMNFDFMSKPSPEAVRSALEHLELLGAVERKEGQIFLTALGKKMASFPLEPRYAKTILLSPDYSCSEEILSIVSLLSVDTVLFNPPARREEVLAARKKFSSSEGDHMTLLNIYRAFKKVSGNKEWCRENFVNSRNMSLVKDVQAQLKEICLKMNLKLESCGAETGNVRRCLAHGMFVNAAELQPDGSYLALDTHQPVAIHPSSVLFQAKPSYVVFNELLHTSRCYMRDLCLVDADWLLDAAPEYFGRKLHPTKS; from the exons TCCGTTTTCTTCCGTCTCGATAGGAATAAACCTGGAATGCTGCTTCCTAGAAAGGGAAGTGCAGCCACTCCGATAGAAGTGCAGAGGAAACAGCTCCCCATCTACCAGGCGAAACCTCAGCTGCTGAACCAACTGAGGCAGCTGCACAACGCCATTCTGATCG GTGAGACTGGATCTGGGAAGACCACTCAGATCCCACAGTATCTGTATGAGGCCGGCATCGGGCGACAGGGCGTCATCGCCATCACTCAGCCCCGCCGGGTCGCTGCCATCTCACTGGCAGGAAGggtggcagaggagaagaggactCAGCTGGGCAAGCTG GTTGGTTACACAGTGCGTTTCGAGGACGTCACCTCGTCGGAAACGAAGCTGAAGTTCATGACGGACGGCATGCTGCTGCGCGAGGCCATCGGGGACCCCTTGCTGCTGCGCTACACCGTGGTGGTGCTGGACGAAGCCCATGAGCGCACCGTGCACACGGATGTGCTGTTCGGCGTGGTCAAGGCCGCTCAACGCAGGCGCAGGGAACTTAACAAGATCCCCCTGAAG GTCATAGTGATGTCGGCCACGATGGATGTGGATTTGTTCTCGGAGTACTTCAACAAGTCACCTGTGCTGTACCTGGAGGGGCGGCAGCATCCCATCCAGATCTACTACACCAAGCAGCCCCAGTCAGACTACCTGCAGGCTGCACTCGTGTCTGTTTTCCAGATCCATCAG GAGGCACCTCCGTCCCATGATATCTTAGTCTTCATGACGGGCCAGGAGGAGATCGAGGCTCTGGCCAGGACTTGTCGGGACATCTCCAAGCATCTGCCTGACGGCTGTTGTCCCATGCTGGTTATACCTTTGTACGCGTCGCTGCCCCCGGCACAGCAGCTCAGGGTCTTCCAGTCGGCTCCCAAG GGTTGTAGGAAGGTTATCCTGTCAACCAACATCGCTGAGACGTCAGTTACAATCTCCGGGATAAAATATGTCATAGACACAGGGATGGTGAAGGCCAAACGTTTCAATCCTG ATAGCGGTTTGGAGGTGCTGGCGGTGCAGCGGGTTTCTAAAGCGCAGGCGTGGCAGAGAGCGGGCCGGGCCGGCAGGGAGGAGTCCGGCTCCTGCTATCGCCTCTACACCGAGCCGGAATTCGACAACCTAATCCCCATGACTGTGCCCGAGATCCAAAG gtgtAACTTGGCCAGTGTGATGCTGCAGTTAATGGCTCTGGGGATTCCAGATGTGATGAATTTTGATTTCATGTCGAAGCCCTCCCCAG AGGCCGTTCGTTCTGCTTTGGAGCATTTAGAGCTGCTGGGAGCcgtggagaggaaggaggggcaGATTTTCCTCACTGCACTGGGGAAGAAGATGGCAAGCTTCCCTCTGGAGCCTAGATATgccaag ACCATCCTGTTGTCCCCTGATTACTCCTGTTCTGAGGAGATTCTGAGCATTGTTTCCCTGCTGTCAGTGGACACTGTGCTGTTCAACCCTCCAGCCCGGCGAGAAGAGGTGCTCGCTGCGCGCAAGAAGTTCTCTTCCAGCGAAGGAGACCACATGACCCTCCTCAACATTTACAGAGCGTTCAAGAAAGTCAGTGGTAATAAG GAGTGGTGCCGGGAGAACTTTGTcaacagcaggaacatgagTCTGGTGAAAGACGTCCAGGCGCAACTCAAGGAAATCTGCCTTAAG atgaaTTTAAAGCTGGAGTCATGTGGGGCAGAAACGGGGAACGTCCGCCGCTGCCTCGCCCATGGGATGTTTGTCAACGCCGCGGAGCTACAGCCCGACGGCAGCTACCTGGCTCTGGACACCCACCAGCCCGTGgccatccatccctcctctgTCCTTTTCCAGGCCAAGCCGTCATACGTGGTCTTCAACGAGCTGCTGCACACGTCCCGCTGCTACATGAGGGACCTCTGTTTGGTGGACGCCGACTGGCTGCTGGATGCGGCGCCGGAGTACTTTGGCCGCAAACTCCACCCCACCAAGAGCTAA